Within Conexibacter woesei DSM 14684, the genomic segment GGGCCGGAGACGCCCTGGTAGTCGATCTCCTCGCCGCGCTGCAGCGCCTCGATCGCCTCGGCGAGGTCGAGCCAGCCGTACTTCTTGCCGGGCGGGCCGCTGACCGCGCGGATGTGCTCCGCGATGTCCGGGCCGTCGCTCGATCTGGCGGCCGCCGCCGCCAGGTAGCAGAGCATCACTGAGTCGAACGCCTGCGCGTCGTAGGCCTGCCGGGCGACGTCCTTCGGAGCCGCCGCTCTGTAGGCCTTGTCGAAGGCGACGTAGCCCGGGTCGCCCTTCGGCAGGCCCGGGACCGTCCCGCGGATGCCGACCGTCGCGTTCGCGCCGGCGCTCTTGATGACGGCGGGCGCGCTCATCCCGTCGGGCATGAACGTCGTCGCGACGTCGAGCTTCCCCGTCCGTGCCAGCGCGGGCCCGACCTTGTTGTAGGTCTCGGGGAAGTCGAGGATGACCGTGCCGTCCGGGTCGCCGGACGTGATCCGCTCGGCCTCGGTGTCGTAGGACGCCAGATCGACGTCGTAGACGACCTTCTCGCCGACCTTGCCGCCGAGCTTCTCCCACGCGGCCTGGAACGTCTCGGCGAGGCCCGTGCCATACGCGTCGTTGCGCGCGCCGATGTTGACCGTCTTGCCGGCGGCGCCGCCGAGCGCCTTGGCGACGTAGTTGGCGAGCGCCGAGCCCTGGAACGAGTCGCGGTAGGCCGTGCGGTTGACGAAGCCGGGCCCGTCCTTCAGGTCCGTGATCGCGGCGCCCGTCGACGCCGGCAGCATCAGCACGACCTCCTCCGGGATCGCGACCGACTCCGCCGCCGGGACGACGTCAGAGGACGCCCACGGTCCGGCGATGCAGGTCGACTTGTCCGACGTGGCGAGCTTGCGCGTCGCCTGCACGGCGCACTGCTGGTCCGAGCCGCCGCAGTTGTCCTCGTGGACGAGCGACACGTTGTGGTCGACGCCCGCTCTCTCGATCGCCGCGTCGATCTGCGCCATCGCCAGATCGGCGGCCTTCTGCGTCGGCGGGCCGAAGTCGGCGAGATCGCCGCTGAGCGGTGCGGAGTCGCCGATCACGAGATCGAGCGAGCCGTCCTTCCCGCCGCTGCTGCTGCTTCCGCCGCAGCCGGCGGT encodes:
- a CDS encoding ABC transporter substrate-binding protein, giving the protein MRRAHWVLLIALVTGAALLTAGCGGSSSSGGKDGSLDLVIGDSAPLSGDLADFGPPTQKAADLAMAQIDAAIERAGVDHNVSLVHEDNCGGSDQQCAVQATRKLATSDKSTCIAGPWASSDVVPAAESVAIPEEVVLMLPASTGAAITDLKDGPGFVNRTAYRDSFQGSALANYVAKALGGAAGKTVNIGARNDAYGTGLAETFQAAWEKLGGKVGEKVVYDVDLASYDTEAERITSGDPDGTVILDFPETYNKVGPALARTGKLDVATTFMPDGMSAPAVIKSAGANATVGIRGTVPGLPKGDPGYVAFDKAYRAAAPKDVARQAYDAQAFDSVMLCYLAAAAARSSDGPDIAEHIRAVSGPPGKKYGWLDLAEAIEALQRGEEIDYQGVSGPIDLDDNGDPSAGIFDIFRFERDGTMEIVDQIPVEAPS